One stretch of Acropora muricata isolate sample 2 chromosome 12, ASM3666990v1, whole genome shotgun sequence DNA includes these proteins:
- the LOC136893730 gene encoding uncharacterized protein, whose translation MLFDDTLLDDGQDEALIQAADQGERQAQHQIQLGGNPLATQRGRFRFVPEPLHERRSQKFGVHERVVRLRPVQEGRLIPQQQLADTLTRGLRRAVEQVLDQQKVPDTDRFYISLASDRLRSASNAFHLTAQEWRQNGLRAQTLLDNLSKMLNSNEQFEMDDSFNLSVVHVRPPPRGTGKKRQHVPGHQSNVRLKQMKKSVIEMPRDDAGWCAARAIVTARGLSLAGQDANARKQWIHPRRCMHRRQQAAEALAQEVGLGPGAWGPDELTRVVMAPSLIDYKLVVVDASRTYSLVAYGHGDRLLALLYDDHHYDTLTSLKGFLGRSYLCLVCLKGYDHQGQHRCPRNKGEHCSSCFQTDCDEHKAAYRAYRSPDVLCPHCQRHFYGTACLERHRTRTIDGRPQDQDHRPVCQTRRKCPQCRAYLRGSKAIKDHRCGHAQCHACQQYVDIESHQCFIQVRTLDDDDDDDDDDDDDDTVQPPVHVFFDIEAKQVDSRHVPNLLVCQRADDDVFHWWYGDACVQEFLLQLEDWCQGGKQPLTVLAHNFQGYDSYPVIDTLHQLRLKLGQIRNGGKVLQLQCLASSVRFIDSMSFFQMKLAKFPKTFGLTELKKGYFPHLFNTDDHQTYVGSLPDQHYYMPDGMSVDDRDAFRRWHDKLTREGYVFDFRHELLEYCNSDVLLLKQGCMTFKREFEAKAGFDPFDQMTIASACNRYLRTHCLQPNTIACEPLLGWGGRRVNQSSAAFEWLAWEAHLVSTPLRHAHNGGEVRPMPDRRYTVDGFDARTQTVYEFDGCFWHGCPTCFPQRHESHPRLLGRTMDDVFALRQEKHDLLRQHGYLVRSIWECEWSRRRAADPAIQTFLQSHQTPLPLDPRDAFFGGRTNAYQLYRCVEGDERILYYDFKSLYPYVNKYCRYPIGHPQIISQPPVEQGLDAYFGLVCCTILPPTDLLHPVLPYRCSQKLTFPLCATCVRQYIDVPLLDKHVDDCHHTDAQRALTGTWCTPELVVALQKGYRLLHIHQIYHFPDTQVGLFAEYIDTWLKLKEEASGYPEHCTTGHLQREHVRRWNERENIVLHHANIRKNPGQRALSKLMLNSMWGKFGQQTNKTQVKEFIDPPDFWQFLDSSAHDVRWVSPVTEERVEIHYKMQHHCESDSPNLNIFVACFTTCHARLHLYRALDHLGPRVLYSDTDSVVFVQGPDDPPIQPPLGDFLGDFTDELDPGDHIVEFCSGGPKNYGYMTARGNTECKVRGFSLNAEGQAQLNYQVLKQNTLDELRAPQAQPRVTPVVQTHSVHRDAKQYQLSTRSRTKDYKLVYNKRILDPLTFYTFPYGYRTQDHQNTLLLLDM comes from the coding sequence ATGTTGTTTGACGACACCTTACTCGACGATGGGCAAGACGAGGCTTTGATCCAAGCCGCCGATCAAGGAGAGCGACAAGCGCAACATCAGATTCAATTAGGTGGGAACCCTCTGGCCACCCAACGTGGGCGATTCCGTTTCGTCCCCGAACCTTTGCACGAACGACGAAGTCAAAAGTTTGGCGTGCACGAACGCGTGGTGCGTCTTCGCCCCGTGCAAGAAGGTCGACTCATCCCTCaacaacagttggccgacaccCTCACGCGCGGTCTACGTCGAGCTGTCGAACAAGTCCTCGATCAGCAAAAGGTCCCCGACACGGATCGGTTTTACATCTCGTTAGCCTCCGATCGACTCAGGAGTGCCTCCAATGCGTTTCATTTGACCGCCCAGGAATGGCGGCAAAACGGGTTACGCGCTCAAACGTTATTGGACAATCTGAGTAAAATGTTAAACTCCAACGAACAGTTTGAAATGGACGATTCGTTTAATCTCTCGGTCGTCCACGTCCGACCGCCACCGCGCGGGACTGGAAAAAAACGCCAACACGTACCTGGCCATCAATCGAACGTTCGtctcaaacaaatgaaaaaatctgTGATCGAGATGCCTCGGGACGACGCCGGTTGGTGTGCCGCGAGAGCCATCGTCACGGCACGTGGTCTGTCTCTAGCCGGTCAAGATGCCAACGCTCGTAAACAATGGATCCATCCCCGACGATGTATGCATCGTCGACAACAAGCCGCTGAAGCTCTCGCCCAGGAAGTGGGACTCGGTCCAGGTGCTTGGGGACCGGACGAATTGACGCGTGTGGTCATGGCGCCTAGTCTGATCGACTACAAGCTCGTCGTCGTCGACGCCTCTCGGACCTACTCGTTGGTGGCATACGGTCACGGCGACCGACTTCTAGCGTTACTCTACGACGACCATCATTACGATACGCTCACGTCTCTCAAAGGTTTTCTCGGGCGCTCTTACCTCTGTCTCGTGTGTCTCAAGGGGTACGATCACCAGGGACAACATCGATGCCCTCGGAACAAAGGGGAACATTGCAGCAGTTGTTTTCAAACGGACTGCGACGAACACAAAGCCGCTTATCGAGCTTACCGATCGCCCGACGTGTTGTGCCCGCATTGTCAACGTCATTTTTACGGGACCGCTTGTCTCGAACGTCACCGTACACGTACCATTGACGGTCGACCCCAGGACCAAGATCATCGCCCCGTCTGTCAAACGCGACGGAAATGCCCGCAGTGTCGCGCTTACTTGCGCGGATCCAAAGCCATCAAAGATCATCGTTGCGGGCACGCACAATGTCACGCCTGTCAACAATACGTGGACATTGAATCCCATCAATGTTTCATTCAAGTGCGGACCTTggacgatgacgacgacgacgacgacgacgacgacgacgacgacaccGTGCAACCGCCCGTTCACGTGTTCTTTGACATTGAAGCCAAACAAGTCGACAGCCGACACGTACCCAATCTCCTGGTCTGCCAGCGCGCCGACGACGACGTCTTCCATTGGTGGTACGGTGACGCCTGCGTCCAAGAGTTTCTGCTCCAATTGGAGGACTGGTGTCAAGGGGGTAAACAACCGCTGACCGTCCTCGCTCATAATTTCCAAGGGTACGACAGTTATCCCGTCATTGACACGTTGCATCAACTCCGTCTGAAATTGGGTCAGATCCGTAACGGGGGTAAAGTCCTCCAACTCCAATGTCTGGCGTCCAGTGTCCGTTTCATCGATTCCATGTccttctttcaaatgaagttggCCAAGTTCCCGAAAACCTTCGGGCTCACCGAACTCAAAAAGGGGTACTTTCCTCATTTGTTCAACACCGATGACCATCAGACCTACGTCGGATCGTTACCCGACCAACACTATTACATGCCCGATGGGATGTCCGTCGACGATCGTGACGCCTTCCGACGCTGGCACGATAAACTCACACGCGAAGGCTACGTGTTTGACTTTCGACACGAACTGCTCGAGTACTGTAATTCGGACGTCCTGCTCCTCAAACAAGGGTGTATGACCTTCAAACGCGAGTTTGAAGCCAAGGCCGGGTTCGATCCCTTTGATCAGATGACGATCGCGTCGGCTTGCAATCGGTACCTACGGACCCACTGCCTTCAACCCAATACCATCGCCTGCGAACCGTTGCTCGGGTGGGGCGGTCGTCGTGTCAATCAGTCGTCGGCGGCCTTCGAATGGTTGGCCTGGGAAGCCCATCTCGTCTCCACACCCCTTAGACATGCACACAATGGGGGTGAAGTACGACCGATGCCCGATCGACGTTACACCGTCGACGGGTTCGATGCAAGGACCCAGACCGTCTACGAATTCGACGGGTGTTTCTGGCACGGTTGCCCGACCTGTTTTCCACAACGCCACGAATCGCATCCCAGACTCCTCGGTCGTACCATGGACGACGTCTTCGCCCTACGTCAAGAAAAACACGACCTTCTCCGTCAACATGGCTACCTCGTCCGGTCGATCTGGGAATGCGAGTGGTCGCGTCGACGTGCCGCCGATCCTGCCATCCAAACCTTCCTGCAATCGCACCAGACCCCACTCCCGCTTGATCCGCGCGATGCCTTCTTCGGTGGACGTACCAATGCCTACCAACTCTACCGGTGCGTGGAAGGGGACGAACGGATTCTCTACTACGATTTCAAGAGCCTGTACCCTTACGTCAACAAGTACTGCCGCTACCCCATCGGTCATCCTCAGATCATCTCCCAACCACCCGTCGAACAAGGGCTCGACGCGTATTTCGGGCTCGTGTGCTGTACCATCTTACCACCCACGGATCTATTGCATCCCGTCTTGCCGTACCGATGCAGTCAGAAACTCACGTTCCCCTTGTGTGCCACCTGCGTCCGTCAGTACATCGACGTCCCACTACTCGACAAGCACGTCGACGACTGCCATCACACCGACGCTCAACGCGCTCTCACCGGTACGTGGTGCACGCCTGAACTCGTTGTGGCCCTCCAGAAAGGGTACCGACTCCTCCACATTCATCAGATCTACCATTTCCCCGACACGCAAGTGGGACTCTTTGCCGAGTACATCGACACGTGGCTTAAACTCAAGGAAGAAGCCAGCGGGTATCCCGAGCACTGCACCACAGGACACCTTCAACGCGAACACGTCCGACGATGGAACGAACGCGAAAACATTGTTCTCCATCATGCCAATATTCGCAAGAACCCCGGTCAACGTGCTCTGTCTAAACTCATGCTGAATTCCATGTGGGGTAAATTCGGGCAACAGACCAACAAGACACAAGTCAAAGAATTTATCGATCCGCCCGATTTCTGGCAGTTCCTGGACAGCAGCGCCCACGACGTGCGCTGGGTCAGCCCAGTCACCGAAGAACGGGTCGAAATCCACTACAAGATGCAACACCACTGCGAATCGGATTCGCCCAATCTCAATATCTTCGTGGCCTGTTTCACCACCTGTCATGCCAGACTCCATCTCTACCGCGCCCTCGATCATCTCGGTCCGCGGGTTCTCTATTCCGACACCGATTCTGTCGTCTTCGTCCAAGGACCCGACGATCCACCTATCCAACCCCCGCTTGGGGATTTTCTCGGTGATTTCACCGATGAACTCGACCCAGGCGACCACATCGTCGAATTCTGTTCCGGAGGACCCAAGAACTACGGCTACATGACCGCCCGCGGTAACACCGAATGCAAGGTCCGCGGTTTCTCCCTCAACGCCGAAGGACAAGCCCAGCTCAACTATCAAGTCCTCAAGCAAAACACCCTGGATGAACTCAGGGCACCTCAAGCCCAACCGCGTGTCACCCCCGTCGTCCAAACCCACAGCGTGCACAGGGATGCCAAGCAGTACCAACTCAGCACCCGATCCCGTACCAAAGACTACAAACTGGTCTACAACAAACGGATCCTCGATCCTCTCACGTTCTACACGTTCCCGTATGGTTACCGCACCCAAgatcatcaaaacacacttttgttattagacatgtaa